A single Polycladomyces subterraneus DNA region contains:
- a CDS encoding aspartate aminotransferase family protein codes for MNEHTMTAPSAKEWWEKDRQLIWHQMARYHSDAHPLVVTRAEGAWVTDVEGRKYLDGMAGLWCVNAGYGRQELARAAYEQLIEMPYYPLTQSHLPAIRLGEKLREWLGDDYLFFFSNSGSEANETAFKIARQYHRQNGEPNRYKFLSRYRAYHGNTLGAMSATGQAQRKYRYEPLVPGFLQVPPPDCYHCPFGKAPDSCARECAEIFDYTMNWEIDRTVAGVIMEPIITGGGILIPPDDYLRRVREICDRHGALLIIDEVICGFGRTGKPFGFMHYGIQPDIVTMAKGITSGYLPLAVTAVRKELFEAFKGTEEYDHFRHVNTFGGNPAACALAVENLNILEKEKLVERSATLGEQILESLSDMEDLPHVGQIRGKGLLIGIELVEDKETRQPANSDRVNAVVATCKDLGVLVGKNGDTVAGFNNVIAISPPLSLTDEDAALLVNKVKQALREHAS; via the coding sequence ATGAACGAACATACCATGACGGCCCCATCGGCAAAAGAGTGGTGGGAAAAGGATCGACAACTGATTTGGCACCAGATGGCACGGTATCACTCCGACGCGCACCCGCTGGTGGTGACGCGGGCTGAAGGTGCGTGGGTGACTGACGTGGAAGGGCGGAAGTATTTGGACGGGATGGCGGGATTGTGGTGTGTCAATGCTGGATACGGCAGACAAGAGCTGGCCCGGGCGGCATACGAGCAATTAATCGAGATGCCGTACTACCCCCTCACGCAAAGCCATCTGCCTGCGATCCGGTTGGGTGAGAAATTGCGGGAGTGGTTGGGGGACGATTATTTATTCTTCTTTTCTAACAGCGGTTCGGAGGCCAACGAGACGGCTTTCAAAATCGCCCGTCAATACCATCGCCAAAATGGCGAGCCGAACCGTTACAAGTTTCTCTCTCGCTACCGAGCCTATCATGGCAATACGCTGGGGGCGATGTCGGCGACGGGACAGGCTCAGCGCAAGTACCGGTATGAACCGTTGGTTCCGGGTTTTCTCCAGGTCCCACCTCCGGACTGTTACCATTGTCCTTTTGGTAAAGCACCGGATTCCTGCGCCAGGGAGTGCGCGGAAATTTTTGACTATACGATGAATTGGGAAATTGACCGGACCGTGGCCGGTGTCATTATGGAGCCGATCATCACGGGCGGCGGCATCCTCATCCCTCCTGACGATTATTTACGTCGGGTGAGAGAGATTTGCGACCGGCATGGTGCGCTGTTGATCATCGATGAAGTGATTTGCGGGTTTGGCCGTACTGGCAAGCCGTTCGGATTCATGCATTACGGCATCCAACCTGACATTGTCACGATGGCCAAAGGTATCACCAGCGGGTATCTCCCCTTGGCAGTCACTGCAGTGCGCAAAGAATTGTTTGAAGCGTTCAAAGGGACGGAGGAATATGATCACTTCCGTCACGTCAACACTTTCGGAGGTAATCCGGCCGCATGTGCGTTGGCGGTCGAGAACCTGAACATCCTTGAAAAGGAAAAATTGGTGGAACGATCTGCAACATTGGGTGAACAGATCCTGGAGTCGTTGTCCGATATGGAAGATCTGCCGCATGTGGGTCAGATTCGAGGCAAGGGTCTGTTGATTGGAATCGAGCTGGTGGAGGATAAGGAAACACGTCAACCGGCCAACTCGGATCGGGTCAATGCGGTGGTCGCCACATGTAAGGATCTGGGCGTGTTGGTCGGCAAAAACGGGGACACGGTGGCCGGTTTCAACAATGTGATCGCCATCTCCCCGCCGTTGTCCCTGACGGATGAAGATGCGGCCCTCCTCGTCAATAAGGTGAAACAGGCGTTGCGGGAGCACGCGAGTTGA
- a CDS encoding sigma-54 interaction domain-containing protein — protein MMNPHRRQTTEEWDFEAVIGKLFDDLIITDERGRILTVNGDFEKMYGQPSHQLVGKTVAELEKQRVFYPSVTLRVLETGEKQTAVQQTKSGRRMLVTGLPVFDKNGQLRWVVCISRDITEPVRLREHLAVLEKEVDRLQAELEVLRRDRMTNEPIVAASKAMQQVLETARKAAKVDVNILLLGESGVGKTALARWIHQHSARAGGPLIEVNCGAIPEALLESELFGYEAGAFTGAQRKGKPGFAELADGGTLFFDEIAELSPASQVKVLKLIQEKRFYRVGGTEARSSNFRLIAATNQDLEQLVKEGRFRQDLYYRLNVVPIVIPPLRERKEDIVLLIRSLMETICRKYGVHKTVDPQVVDWLTQLSWKGNVRELENLLERLVVTTESTVIRMDDMPEPYRQSGTLPALRWEKGRTLNVILNEVEREVLLSVAKKGRTTAQIASLLGVSQPTVVRKLKKHGIRLHG, from the coding sequence ATGATGAATCCTCATCGGAGACAAACAACGGAAGAATGGGACTTTGAAGCGGTGATCGGGAAACTGTTCGACGACCTGATCATCACCGATGAACGGGGACGCATTCTCACGGTCAACGGCGACTTTGAGAAAATGTATGGTCAGCCGTCCCATCAATTGGTTGGAAAAACGGTGGCGGAATTGGAGAAACAACGGGTGTTTTATCCTTCCGTCACATTGCGTGTACTGGAAACGGGAGAAAAACAGACCGCCGTGCAACAAACGAAAAGCGGGCGTCGGATGCTGGTCACAGGCCTGCCCGTGTTTGACAAAAACGGACAGTTGCGATGGGTGGTATGTATCTCGCGGGATATCACCGAACCAGTTCGATTGCGCGAACATTTGGCTGTCTTGGAAAAAGAAGTGGACCGTTTGCAGGCGGAGCTGGAGGTCCTGCGGCGCGACCGGATGACGAATGAACCGATCGTCGCGGCGAGCAAAGCGATGCAACAGGTGTTGGAGACGGCGCGAAAAGCAGCCAAAGTGGATGTGAACATCCTGTTGCTGGGCGAGTCCGGTGTCGGCAAAACGGCATTGGCGCGTTGGATTCACCAGCACAGTGCCCGAGCCGGAGGTCCGTTGATAGAGGTGAATTGCGGCGCGATCCCGGAGGCGCTGTTGGAATCGGAGTTGTTCGGATACGAAGCGGGTGCGTTTACTGGCGCACAACGGAAAGGAAAGCCAGGATTTGCGGAATTGGCCGACGGCGGAACACTGTTTTTCGATGAAATCGCCGAATTGTCACCCGCCTCCCAGGTGAAGGTGTTAAAACTGATTCAAGAAAAGCGGTTTTATCGGGTGGGCGGGACGGAAGCGCGGTCATCCAATTTTCGTCTGATCGCCGCAACCAATCAGGATTTGGAACAACTCGTCAAAGAGGGGCGATTCCGTCAGGATTTGTATTATCGTCTCAATGTGGTTCCGATCGTCATTCCGCCGCTTCGGGAGCGGAAAGAAGATATCGTCCTGTTAATCCGTTCGTTGATGGAGACGATTTGTCGCAAATATGGCGTTCACAAAACGGTGGACCCGCAAGTGGTGGACTGGCTGACACAACTGTCGTGGAAGGGAAATGTCCGGGAACTAGAAAACCTGTTGGAACGTTTGGTGGTGACGACGGAATCCACGGTAATCCGCATGGACGATATGCCGGAGCCGTACAGGCAATCGGGAACGCTCCCCGCTTTGCGATGGGAAAAAGGGCGAACGCTGAATGTCATCCTGAATGAGGTGGAACGAGAAGTCTTGCTGTCGGTGGCCAAAAAAGGGCGAACCACCGCACAAATCGCTTCTCTGTTGGGCGTCAGTCAACCGACTGTCGTACGCAAATTGAAAAAACACGGCATTCGCCTGCATGGCTGA
- a CDS encoding SDR family oxidoreductase, translating into MLNQKTYFITGFPGFIATKMIRKLLLQDSASRFELLVHPSQLNKAKAEIHLLENDFGAVDKFTVVPGDITLKNLGMNEATLQRLRETVTHVFHLAAIYDLAVPKDVAYQVNVVGTDNVNQWVLQLAKLQRYVYFSTAYVSGTRTGRILETELDCGQSFKNFYESTKFEAEVLVQKIRDKVPTTIIRPGIVMGDSKNGETVKFDGPYFIMRFLDKFAKWPIPYIGKGKALINLVPVDYVVDATCYLAHHPKGEGKVYHLTDPRPYHAKDAYQMICEALIGKKPSFTIPLSIVYGLLSIPAFRRWVMVEKETIDYLNLKAEYDCTQALKDLEGSGVVCPDFSEYIKIAVEFYKQHRHDPDKMILVDQRDKKKLGGKQLGYQGHHWDTVSASAKQHSRSI; encoded by the coding sequence ATGTTGAATCAAAAAACGTATTTCATCACAGGATTCCCGGGTTTTATCGCAACGAAAATGATCAGGAAATTGCTTCTTCAGGACTCTGCTTCCCGATTTGAGTTGTTAGTACATCCCAGCCAATTGAATAAGGCGAAAGCAGAAATCCACCTCTTGGAAAACGATTTCGGGGCGGTAGACAAATTTACTGTCGTCCCCGGTGATATCACATTAAAAAATCTGGGGATGAATGAAGCTACGTTACAGAGGCTCCGAGAAACCGTTACTCATGTATTTCACCTCGCCGCGATTTACGACTTGGCCGTTCCGAAAGATGTTGCTTATCAGGTGAACGTTGTTGGAACAGACAATGTGAACCAGTGGGTGTTACAATTAGCGAAACTACAGCGATACGTATATTTTAGTACCGCATACGTTTCGGGGACTCGGACTGGAAGAATTTTGGAAACGGAATTGGATTGCGGCCAATCCTTCAAAAACTTCTACGAGTCAACCAAATTTGAGGCAGAAGTGCTGGTGCAAAAAATTCGCGACAAAGTCCCTACCACGATCATTCGACCAGGCATTGTGATGGGGGATTCAAAAAATGGCGAAACCGTTAAATTCGATGGCCCCTACTTCATCATGCGGTTTTTGGACAAGTTCGCCAAATGGCCGATCCCCTATATCGGGAAGGGAAAAGCGTTAATCAATCTGGTCCCCGTGGATTACGTTGTCGATGCGACCTGTTATTTGGCACATCATCCAAAGGGCGAGGGCAAAGTCTATCATTTGACTGACCCACGCCCGTACCACGCGAAGGACGCGTATCAGATGATTTGCGAAGCGTTGATTGGAAAAAAACCATCATTCACGATCCCCTTATCGATTGTGTATGGATTGCTTTCCATACCCGCGTTTCGTAGATGGGTGATGGTAGAAAAAGAGACCATCGATTATCTAAACTTAAAAGCAGAATATGACTGCACACAAGCCTTGAAGGATCTGGAGGGGTCTGGGGTGGTGTGTCCGGATTTCTCGGAATACATCAAGATAGCGGTGGAATTCTACAAACAGCACCGGCATGACCCGGATAAAATGATTCTTGTGGATCAGAGAGATAAAAAGAAGTTAGGTGGCAAACAGCTAGGCTACCAAGGACATCACTGGGACACCGTAAGCGCATCAGCCAAACAACATTCACGATCTATATAA
- a CDS encoding FAD-dependent oxidoreductase has protein sequence MANEKFDAIVVGAGPAGSAAAYTMAKAGLSVVLLERGEFPGAKNLFGGVLYRKQLEDVLPDQWHKAPVERHIVEQRIWLMGKDSAVTFSHRNEAYKEPYNCWTALRVKFDQWFASQAEAAGAVPIYETVATELITEGDRVVGVRTDREDGDLYADVVVIADGVNSLLGKQLGIHKEWQPDEVSLAVKEIIALPKEKIQDRFNLEGDEGVTIEFMGETSLGMAGMGFLYTNKDTLSLGIGVMVNHLKKKKIKPYELLDHVKKHPMIRRLIEGGETKEYAGHLIPEGGWNSVPPLSGNGWCITGDAAQLVNFVHREGSNLAMTSGRMAGEAVIEAKKRGDFSRETLRLYDQKVAESFIRKDLVKYKGMHQILKEEDPELLFTRLPQAVNRAAYEMFLVDGVPKGEKQKKAIQYLKQAAGGTWNLLKVGMKGWRAMNG, from the coding sequence ATGGCCAACGAAAAATTTGACGCCATCGTCGTAGGCGCGGGTCCGGCGGGGAGTGCGGCGGCTTATACCATGGCCAAGGCGGGATTGTCCGTGGTCCTGCTTGAACGGGGGGAATTTCCGGGAGCGAAAAACCTGTTCGGCGGGGTGCTTTACCGTAAACAACTGGAGGACGTGTTACCCGATCAGTGGCACAAAGCGCCGGTGGAGCGACACATCGTCGAACAGCGGATCTGGCTGATGGGAAAAGACTCGGCGGTTACGTTCAGCCATCGGAACGAGGCCTACAAGGAACCTTACAACTGCTGGACTGCCCTTCGCGTGAAGTTTGACCAGTGGTTCGCCTCCCAGGCGGAAGCGGCGGGGGCCGTGCCCATTTACGAGACGGTGGCCACCGAGCTGATCACCGAAGGGGATCGCGTGGTCGGGGTGCGTACTGACCGGGAGGACGGCGATCTCTACGCTGACGTGGTGGTGATAGCCGACGGCGTCAACTCGCTGCTGGGTAAACAATTGGGCATCCACAAAGAATGGCAACCGGATGAGGTCTCATTGGCGGTGAAAGAGATCATCGCCTTGCCCAAAGAGAAGATCCAGGACCGCTTCAATCTAGAAGGTGATGAAGGTGTCACCATCGAGTTCATGGGCGAAACGTCGCTGGGAATGGCCGGGATGGGCTTCCTGTACACCAACAAGGATACGCTGTCGCTTGGAATCGGTGTGATGGTGAACCATCTTAAAAAGAAGAAGATCAAGCCGTACGAACTGTTGGACCATGTGAAAAAGCACCCGATGATCCGACGGCTGATCGAAGGTGGGGAAACCAAGGAGTACGCGGGACACCTGATCCCAGAGGGCGGATGGAATTCCGTCCCACCGCTCAGTGGAAACGGATGGTGCATCACCGGAGATGCTGCCCAGCTCGTCAACTTTGTGCACCGGGAAGGGTCCAACTTGGCCATGACTTCTGGCCGTATGGCGGGAGAAGCGGTGATCGAGGCCAAAAAAAGAGGCGACTTTTCGCGGGAGACACTTCGTCTGTATGATCAGAAGGTGGCCGAGTCCTTTATCCGCAAGGATTTGGTCAAGTACAAAGGTATGCATCAGATTTTGAAGGAAGAGGACCCTGAGTTGTTGTTCACCCGCCTGCCGCAGGCGGTGAACCGGGCGGCGTACGAAATGTTTCTCGTCGACGGTGTCCCCAAAGGCGAAAAGCAGAAAAAAGCCATACAATATCTTAAACAGGCAGCCGGGGGAACCTGGAATCTGCTCAAAGTGGGCATGAAGGGATGGAGGGCGATGAACGGATGA
- a CDS encoding APC family permease, which produces MEGTFKKKLSLLDLTFLGLGSIIGSGWLLASMNGAKYAGSIAWVAWVGGAIAVLLIGLVYGELAAALPRAGGFVRYPEYTHGSLVGFLSGMASLLAYSSVAGIEVEAVVSHASYYWPALMGSAGPSLTGRAIEILLLLLFFLLNYWSVNVFGKINTIITFFKFVVPSVTIITLFFFFKEANFATVGAAPGGAEGVFTAISGGGIIFAFLGFRQAVDFGAEAKNPQRDIPRAIIMAVTLGTIVYILLQVTFLGTVPSNALASGWGHVADFMPKSANYPFVWIAGSLGLSWLSTLLLVDAVISPAGTGNIYLSGTGRVLYAWAKNRHFYSWFAKVNPRTGVPRAALWLSFLLAIAWILPPNTDTWSKLVDAVTSATVMTYMIGPISMTSMRKTMPNMKRPFTLKGGSVLSPLAFIAATCIIYWAGWTTDSMLIGLTLGALVLYFAFIDKDESTRASLKQAWKSGAWLVVYYIFILVMSYIGSFGPMKSPWIPGQWDTVVVVIGAIILFYWGVNSALPKPSFETDSEGEAPPEFVQA; this is translated from the coding sequence ATGGAAGGAACTTTTAAGAAAAAGTTAAGCCTGCTCGATTTGACCTTTCTGGGTCTTGGTTCCATCATCGGGTCTGGTTGGCTGTTGGCATCCATGAACGGAGCGAAGTACGCTGGATCTATTGCCTGGGTGGCCTGGGTGGGCGGTGCCATCGCGGTCTTATTAATCGGTCTGGTATACGGGGAATTGGCTGCGGCACTACCGCGTGCTGGCGGTTTTGTTCGATATCCGGAATACACGCACGGATCGCTGGTTGGCTTTTTGTCGGGTATGGCTTCATTGCTCGCGTATTCTAGTGTTGCTGGAATTGAAGTTGAGGCGGTCGTAAGCCATGCATCCTACTACTGGCCAGCTCTGATGGGCAGCGCCGGTCCATCCCTCACGGGTCGCGCCATTGAAATCTTACTTCTCCTTTTGTTCTTCCTGTTGAACTATTGGAGTGTGAATGTGTTCGGCAAGATTAATACCATTATCACGTTCTTCAAATTCGTTGTTCCGTCCGTGACTATCATCACCTTGTTCTTTTTCTTCAAGGAAGCCAACTTCGCGACTGTGGGCGCCGCCCCAGGTGGTGCGGAAGGCGTGTTTACGGCCATCTCCGGTGGAGGTATCATCTTTGCTTTCCTTGGTTTCCGCCAAGCGGTCGACTTTGGCGCGGAAGCGAAGAATCCGCAACGTGATATTCCGCGCGCCATCATTATGGCTGTTACACTCGGTACCATTGTGTATATTCTGCTTCAAGTGACGTTCCTCGGCACTGTTCCGAGTAACGCGCTGGCAAGTGGCTGGGGGCACGTTGCTGACTTCATGCCAAAGTCCGCGAACTACCCGTTTGTATGGATTGCGGGTTCACTCGGCTTGAGTTGGTTGTCGACGCTCCTGTTGGTTGACGCTGTAATCTCACCAGCTGGCACAGGTAACATCTACCTATCAGGTACTGGTCGTGTACTCTACGCGTGGGCCAAAAACCGCCACTTCTACTCCTGGTTTGCGAAGGTCAATCCACGTACAGGCGTTCCTCGCGCTGCCCTTTGGTTAAGCTTCCTGTTGGCGATTGCTTGGATTTTGCCGCCCAACACAGACACTTGGTCGAAGCTCGTCGATGCTGTCACATCTGCAACAGTCATGACGTATATGATTGGTCCCATTTCCATGACCTCGATGCGCAAGACAATGCCTAACATGAAGCGACCATTCACACTCAAGGGCGGTTCGGTGTTGAGCCCGTTGGCGTTCATCGCAGCCACCTGTATCATCTACTGGGCAGGTTGGACAACCGACAGCATGCTGATAGGTCTAACGCTCGGCGCATTGGTTTTGTACTTCGCATTTATCGACAAAGACGAATCCACTCGCGCAAGTCTGAAGCAGGCTTGGAAGTCCGGCGCATGGCTCGTCGTCTACTACATCTTTATTCTGGTGATGTCGTATATCGGCTCGTTTGGTCCGATGAAATCCCCGTGGATACCAGGTCAATGGGATACCGTGGTCGTTGTCATCGGTGCCATCATCCTGTTTTACTGGGGCGTCAACTCGGCTCTGCCGAAACCGTCGTTCGAGACAGACTCGGAGGGCGAGGCACCGCCGGAATTTGTGCAAGCCTGA
- a CDS encoding ferredoxin family protein: protein MSNSIAEKLFTIRYKVDDQSHLIIKDQQVCLTCETKECTHFCPADVYDWTGEMTTVAFENCIECGTCRIGCPYYNIHWVYPKGGYGITYKYG from the coding sequence ATGAGCAACAGCATTGCGGAGAAGTTGTTTACCATCCGGTACAAAGTGGATGACCAGTCCCATTTAATCATCAAGGATCAGCAGGTTTGTCTGACATGCGAGACGAAGGAATGCACCCATTTTTGTCCAGCGGACGTCTATGACTGGACAGGAGAGATGACCACCGTCGCGTTTGAGAATTGCATCGAGTGCGGCACCTGCCGTATCGGGTGCCCCTACTATAACATCCATTGGGTGTATCCCAAAGGCGGGTACGGCATTACGTACAAATACGGTTGA
- a CDS encoding amino acid permease, with translation MRHMRMISMGGVIGAGLFVGSGAVIHATGPAAVISYLLAGVLIVLVMRMLGEMAAAHPSIGSFAEYGRVALGGWAGFSIGWLYWYFWVIVVAVEATAGAGILQYWLPGVPLWVLSLVLMVLLTLTNVISVRSYGEFEYWFASIKVGAIVVFMILGGLYVLGLWPGTSMNFSNLYAHGGFAPHGYTSILQGIVIVIFSFVGSEIVTIAAAESSEPEKAVAKATNSVIWRVLIFYIGSILLVVTMLPWNAASVLKSPYVSALSALNIPAADQIMNVIVLTAVLSCLNSGLYTSSRMLYALAKKGDAPRWFMHLNGRGVPIRAILLGTVIGYLSVVMSYVSPDQVFLFLVNSSGVVALFIYLLIAVSQLRMRARLERERPERLQVRMWGYPILTYLTIAGMLAVIGSMAWIPSMRSQLWASLLSWLVVLVAYALRYRWSVSESDDVSQTEKA, from the coding sequence ATGCGCCATATGCGCATGATTTCGATGGGGGGCGTGATCGGTGCCGGGCTGTTTGTCGGCAGCGGTGCGGTCATCCACGCGACCGGGCCGGCAGCCGTGATCTCGTATTTGCTGGCGGGTGTATTGATTGTCTTGGTCATGCGTATGTTGGGAGAGATGGCGGCGGCACATCCCTCCATTGGGTCGTTTGCTGAGTACGGTCGAGTGGCGTTGGGCGGTTGGGCCGGTTTCTCGATCGGGTGGTTGTATTGGTATTTCTGGGTCATCGTCGTGGCGGTGGAGGCGACTGCGGGTGCAGGCATTCTGCAATATTGGCTGCCCGGCGTGCCGTTGTGGGTGTTGAGTTTGGTCTTGATGGTGCTATTGACACTGACCAATGTCATTTCCGTCCGCTCGTACGGGGAATTTGAATATTGGTTTGCCTCGATCAAGGTGGGGGCCATCGTCGTCTTCATGATCCTGGGCGGCCTGTATGTCCTGGGATTGTGGCCGGGTACGTCGATGAACTTCTCCAATCTCTACGCTCACGGCGGGTTCGCCCCCCACGGGTATACCTCCATCCTCCAGGGGATCGTGATTGTCATCTTTTCGTTTGTCGGATCGGAGATCGTCACCATCGCCGCTGCCGAATCGTCCGAACCCGAAAAGGCAGTAGCCAAGGCGACCAACTCCGTGATCTGGCGCGTGCTGATTTTCTACATCGGGTCGATCTTGCTGGTGGTCACGATGTTGCCCTGGAATGCCGCCAGTGTGCTGAAAAGTCCCTATGTCAGCGCGTTATCGGCGCTCAATATCCCTGCTGCTGATCAGATCATGAATGTCATCGTGTTGACGGCGGTCCTTTCCTGCCTCAACTCCGGTTTGTACACCTCGTCACGGATGTTGTACGCATTGGCGAAAAAGGGGGATGCCCCTCGTTGGTTCATGCACCTCAATGGCCGGGGAGTTCCCATTCGCGCCATCCTTCTGGGGACGGTTATTGGTTACCTGTCCGTCGTCATGTCGTATGTGTCGCCGGATCAAGTGTTCCTGTTCCTCGTCAACTCGTCAGGTGTAGTCGCATTGTTCATTTACCTGCTGATCGCAGTCTCCCAGCTCCGCATGCGCGCCCGGCTGGAGAGGGAACGGCCGGAGAGGTTGCAAGTTCGGATGTGGGGCTATCCCATACTCACCTATCTGACCATCGCCGGCATGTTGGCGGTGATCGGGTCCATGGCGTGGATTCCCTCGATGCGGTCCCAGTTGTGGGCCAGCTTGCTCAGTTGGTTGGTGGTGTTGGTGGCTTATGCGTTGCGCTACCGGTGGAGTGTGAGCGAATCGGATGACGTATCGCAAACGGAAAAGGCTTAA